A genomic window from Triticum urartu cultivar G1812 chromosome 7, Tu2.1, whole genome shotgun sequence includes:
- the LOC125523129 gene encoding cinnamoyl-CoA reductase 1-like, whose protein sequence is MDPAGAGKGTAAAVCVTGAGGFIASWLVERLLAGGDYVVHGTVRDPSDPKNDHLRTLDGAGERLRLFKADVLDYASVASAVAGCAGVFHVASPCPAAKSTNPEVELLAPAVAGTLNVLRACREAGVRRIVVVSSAGAVFINPNPPEGPTMDEHCWSDEEYCRATESWYCLSKTLAEREAWAYAEKTGLDVVTVCPPLVLGPLLQPTVNTSSLFLIRYLKCDGVDAMDDGVRNMVDVRDVADALVLAYKSPEAAGRYICSAHARKVSEMVSVVRSLHPNLNYPNEFVQLVGDEKVLSSEKLQRLGWKFRMLEETMKNSVESYIFAGILS, encoded by the exons ATGGACCCGGCCGGCGCGGGGAAGGGCACAGCGGCGGCTGTGTGCGTGACGGGCGCAGGAGGCTTCATCGCCTCGTGGCTCGTGGAGCGCCTCCTCGCCGGAGGAGACTACGTGGTGCATGGCACCGTTCGTGACCCCA GCGACCCCAAGAATGATCACTTGAGGACGTTGGACGGCGCCGGCGAGCGGCTGCGGCTGTTCAAGGCCGACGTGCTGGACTACGCGAGCGTGGCCTCCGCCGTGGCCGGCTGCGCCGGCGTCTTCCACGTCGCTAGCCCCTGCCCCGCTGCCAAATCCACAAACCCCGAG GTGGAGCTGCTTGCCCCGGCGGTGGCCGGCACGCTGAACGTGCTCCGGGCCTGCCGGGAGGCTGGCGTCCGCCGCATCGTGGTGGTGTCGTCGGCTGGCGCGGTCTTCATCAACCCCAACCCGCCAGAGGGCCCCACCATGGACGAACACTGCTGGTCGGACGAGGAGTACTGCAGAGCCACCGAG AGCTGGTACTGCCTCTCCAAGACGCTGGCCGAGCGCGAGGCCTGGGCTTACGCGGAGAAGACTGGGTTAGACGTGGTGACCGTGTGCCCGCCGCTGGTGCTCGGGCCTCTGCTGCAGCCCACGGTGAACACCAGCAGCCTGTTCCTCATCAGATACCTGAAAT GCGACGGCGTGGACGCCATGGACGACGGGGTGAGGAACATGGTGGATGTCAGGGACGTCGCCGACGCCCTTGTGCTGGCGTACAAGAGCCCGGAGGCGGCCGGCCGCTACATCTGCAGCGCACATGCCAGGAAGGTGTCCGAAATGGTTTCCGTCGTCAGGAGCCTGCATCCCAACCTGAACTATCCAAACGA GTTCGTTCAGCTGGTGGGGGATGAGAAGGTGTTAAGCTCCGAGAAGCTGCAGAGGCTGGGGTGGAAGTTCAGGATGTTggaggagacgatgaagaacagCGTCGAGTCCTACATATTTGCAGGCATACTGAGCTGA